CGTCAACGGCCAGAAGATGTGGACCACCGGAGGGCATGACGCCGACTACGTTTGGCTGGCATGCCGCACCGACCCGGAAGCCGTGAAGCACAAGGGTATTTCGATCCTGATCGTCGACACCAAGGATCCCGGCTTTTCCTGGACGCCGGTCATCCTGTCCGACGGTGCCCACCACACCAATGCGACGTACTACAACGACGTGCGGGTGCCGGTCGACATGCTCGTCGGCGAGGAGAACGGTGGCTGGCGGCTGATCACCACGCAGCTCAACAACGAGCGGGTGATGCTGGGTCCGGCTGGCCGCACGGCGGGCATTTACGATCGCCTGCATGCGTGGGCGTCCAAGCCGGGCGGAAACGGGGTCACGCCGATCGACCACGATGACGTCAAGCGCGCGCTCGGCGAGATCTACTCGATGTGGCGCGTCAACGAGCTGCTCAACTGGCAGGTGGCCGCGGCCGGCGAGGAAATCAACGTCGCGGATGCCGCGTCGACGAAAGTCTTTGGTACCGAGAGCATTCAGCGTATCGGTCGACTGGCCGAGGAGATCGTCGGCAAATACGGCAACCCGGCCGAGTCGGACACCGCCGAGCTGCTCGAATGGCTGGACTCGCAGACCAAGCGCAACCTGGTGATCACCTTCGGCGGAGGTGTGAACGAAGTGATGCGCGAGATGATCGCGGCGGCCGGCCTCAACGTGCCGAGGGTGCCTCGATGACCGATATCCAGGAAGCGGTCGCGGAAATCACCGCCACCGTTGTCGCCGCGCCGCGCGACGCCCGGGATCCGGTGAACCAGCCCATCATCAACAACTGGGTCGAGGCCCTCGGCGACGCCAACCCGATCTATGTCGACGAGGCCGCCGCCAAGGCCGCGGGTCATCCGGGAATCGTGGCTCCGCCGGCCATGATTCAGGTGTGGACGATGTTCGGCCAGGGTGGGGAACGTCCGACCGACGACCCCATGGGCCCGATCATGCAGCTGTTCGATGACGCCGGCTACATCGGCGTGGTCGCGACCAACTGCGAGCAGACCTACCACCGATATCTACGCCCGGGCGAGCGGGTCACGATCCACTCCGAGATGCGCGACGTCGTCGGCCCGAAGCAGACCGGGCTCGGTGAGGGCTGGTTCATCAACCAGCACATCACCTGGCGGGTGGGTGACGAGGACGTCGCCGAGATGGCCTGGCGCATCCTGAAATTCAAACCTCGCGAGGATGCGGCTGCCGCCTCCGTCCCCGCGGACCTGGACGCCGATGCCATGATGCGTCCGGCGATGTCGCGTGACACCGCCTTCTTCTGGGAAGGCGTCAAAGCCCACGAATTGCGCATCCAGCGGCGGCCCGACGGCAGCCTGCAGCACCCGCCGGTGCCGGCCGTGTGGCAGGACAAAGCCGACCCCATCGACTTCGTGGTGGCCAGCGGTCGTGGCACGTTGTACAGCTACGTGGTGCACCACGCGCCGAAGGTGCCCGGTCGCACACCGCCCTTCGTGATCGCGCTGGTCGAACTGGAAGAGGGCGTTCGGATGCTCGGCGAGCTGCGCGGGGTCGACCATGCCGCGATCAAGATCGGAATGCCGGTTCGCGCAACCTATATCGACTTCCCGGCCGGTGAGTCCGGCCCGCAGTGGAGCCTGTACGCCTGGGAGCCGGACGCATGAGCGCACCTGTTGTGGAAGTGGGCACCATCCTGCCCGAACTCAAGCTGGAGGGTTCGCCGACATTCATCATCTCAACGGCGCTGGCCACCAGGGACTTTCAGGATGTACACCATGACCGGGACCTGGCGCAGGCCAAGGGTTCCAAGGACATCTTCGTCAACATTCTGACCGATACGGGACTGGTACAGCGCTACGTCACCGACTGGGCGGGACCGACGGCGCTGATCAAATCGATCGGGCTGCGGCTGGGAGTGCCGTGGTATGCCTACGACACCGTTACCTTCTCCGGTGAGGTGACCGCCGTCGAGGATGGCCTGATCACGTTGAAGGTGTTCGGCCGCAACAGTCTTGGTGACCACGTCATCGCGAACGTGACGCTCACGATCGGGGGTGCCTGATGTTGTCGGGTAAGGCCGCGATCGTTGGCATCGGTGCCACCGACTTCTCCAAGGACTCCGGCCGCAGTGAGCTAAGGCTGGCGGCCGAGGCGGTTCTGGATGCGTTGGACGACGCGGGCCTGCGCCCGTCCGACGTGGACGGACTGACCACGTTCACGATGGACACCAACAACGAGACCGCGGTCGCGCGTGCGGTCGGCATCGGCGACCTGAAGTTCTTCGCCCAGACCGGCTACGGCGGTGGCGCCGCGTGCGGGACCATCCTGCATGCGGCGATGGCCGTGGCGACCGGTGTGGCCGACGTCGTCGTCGCCTACCGCGCGTTCAACGAACGCTCGGGCATGCGATTCGGCCAGGTGCAGACCAGGCTGGTGGGAAATGCCGGCGTGCAGGCTGATTCGACCGCTGCCGACAACTCGTTCTCGTATCCGCATGGGTTGTCGACGCCGGCGGCGCAGGTCGCGATGATCGCCCAGCGGTATATGCACTGGTCCGGGGCGACCAGCCGCGACTTCGGCGCCATCTCGGTGGCCGACCGCAAGCACGCCGCCAAGAACCCCAAGGCTTACTTTTACGAGAAGCCGATAACCATTGAGGACCACCAGAATTCGCGCTGGATCGCCGAGCCGCTGCGGCTGCTGGACTGCTGCCAGGAGACCGACGGAGCCGTCGCAATCGTGGTGACGTCGCCGGAGCGGGCGAAGGACCTCAAGCAGCGACCGGCGATCATCGAGGCCGCGGCTCAGGGGTCCAGCCCCGACCAGTACACGATGGTCAGTTACTACCGCCCCGAATTGGGTCTACCCGAGATGGGGTTGGTCGGTCAGCAGATGTGGCAGCAATCCGGTCTCAAGCCGACCGACATCCAGACTGCGATTCTTTACGACCACTTCACGCCCTTCACGCTGATTCAGTTGGAGGAGTTGGGTTTCTGCGGTCGCGGCGAGGCCAAGGACTTCATCGCCAACGGTGCGGTCGAGGTGGGCGGGCGGCTGCCCATCAACACCCACGGCGGCCAACTCGGCGAGGCCTACATCCACGGCATGAACGGCATCGCGGAGGGTGTGCGGCAGCTGCGGGGCACTTCGGTTAACCCGGTGCCCGACGTCGAGCATGTTCTCGTCACCGCCGGAACAGGTGTGCCCACCTCTGGCCTAATCCTCGGCTAACCCTTTTCCCATCGCGAGCGCCCGGCTAGCGGGGCGCTCGCGGCACAACGCCCGGCTAGCTGGGCACTCGGCGGCTGAAGTGACGTCGGTCGTAGGGCATGCGACGCTGCGGCGATGCGCGAGCCATTTGTCGGGAGCGAAGCCGTCGCCTGTGGACTACTGACCAAGAGCCAGTTGGAAACGCGCCACGTCCGGCTGTTTCGCGGAGTCTACATCGACCGCGATGCTGAGCTCACTGCCGCGGTACGCGCCAAGGCCGCCTGGTTGTGGACCGGCCGCCGGGGAATTGTGGCAGGGTTCTCGGCCGCCGCACTGCACGGAAGCAGATGGGTCGATGACAGGAGAGCTGTGGAGATGATCCACAACTACCACCATTGCCCGGCAGGGATACAGCTGCATAGAGACGTCGTCGGATTGGATGAAATCGACATGATAGGCGGTGTAGCTGTTACATCGCCGACGAGAACAGCGCTGGACCTCGGCTGCTGGTATCCGACGACGACCGCGGTTGCAGGTATCGATGCGTTGGCCAAAGCGGCAGAGGTCAAAGCAGCCGACGTCGAGCTGTTGGCCCGCAGGTATGCGGGACGCCGGGGCATCGCGCGAGCACGCCGGGCCGCGGACCTGTTCGATGCCGGGGCGCAGTCGCCGAAAGAGTCGTGGCTTCGCGTCGTGCTGATCGAGGCGGGCCTGCCGCGGCCACAGACACAGATCCCGGTGCTCGACGAGTTCGGCGGTGTTTTCGCGTATTTGGACTTGGGGTGGGAACACATCAAAGTCGCTGTGGAATACGACGGAGAGCAGCACCGTAATGATCGTCGGCAATACACCTGGGACATACGACGACAGGAACGACTAGAGCGTCGCGGCTGGATAGTCGTACGGGTGGTCGCTGGGGACCGGCCTGGCGACATCGTTCGCAGGGTTCGCTCCGCCTGCGCTGGCCGAGCGCCCGGCTAGCGGGGCGCTCGCACTCTTGGGCCCGGCTAGCCGGGCGTTCGGCACAAAACGCGCCGAAGGCATAAAAGACTTAGGCGTAAAAGACTTAGGCCGGGATGAGCTCGACGCCGCTGAGCACTACCGCGTTGTCGCGGGCCGGCGCGACAACGCTGGCCACGAAACGGTTGTCGTCTTTCCAGATGCCGACCTTGAGCGTCTCGCCCGGGAACGCGACACCGGCAAAGCGCGCCCCGTAAGCGGCCACGGCCGAGGCATCGCCGTCCAGCAGCGCGTCGGTGATGGCCTTGCAGGTCATCCCGTAGGTGCACAGGCCATGCAGAATCGGCTGGGGAAAGCCTGCGGCAGCAGCGAATTCGGGGTCGGAGTGCAGCGGATTGCGGTCGCCGCACAGCCGGTACAGCAGCGCCTGCTGCGGCAGGATCGGCACGTCGACCTCGAGGTCGGCAGCCCGATCGGGTGCCCCGTCCGATGACCCGCCCCCTGAAGGCCCGCGCTCGCCGCCGAATCCGCCCTCACCGCGGGCGAAGATCGACCGCCGCTGCGTCCACAGCACGGTGCCGTCGGGCGCGGTCGCCGTCGTCTCGCTCCAGATCACCGCGGCCTTGCCCTTGTCCCAGATATCGGTGAAACGGGTGACGGCGGTGGCCGAACCCGACGGTGGCAGCGGCCCGGGCACCTCGATGCGCTCGCTGGCGTGCAGCACCTTGCTCAGCTCGATGTCGATGCCGGGGAATTGCACCGTCGGCGGCTTGGTCATGTGGAAGGACGCCGCGACATTGCCGAAAGTCGGCAGCACCTGGGGGGTTTCGTCGACCAGATAGCGCAGCTCGCGCGGATCCATGGGGTCGGCGCCCGCGCCCAGCCCAAGGTGATACAGCTGGATATCGCTACTGGACCAAGAGAATTCAAGCGGCTCCAGCTCGGCGGCCAGTGCGACGTCTACATCGATCGGCATGTCAGTTCTCTCCTGCGATGTGCAGCGCGGCGAGGTACCCGAAGGTCATCGCCGGCCCAATGGTGCCGCCCGGACCCGGATAGGTGTGCCCCATCACCGGTGCACTGACGTTACCCGCCGCGTAGAGGCCGTCGATGATGCTGCCGTCGTCGCGCAGCGCGCGGCCGTGGACATCGGTGCGGATACCGCCCTTGGTCCCCAGATCGCCGGGCACCATCTTGGCGGCGTAATACGGCGCATGGGTGAGCTCGCCGAGGTTCGGGTTGGGCTTGTTGGTGGGGTCGCCGTAATACCTGTCATAAGCGCTCTCACCGCGGCGGAAGTCCTCGTCGACTCCGGAGCGGGCAAAGGCGTTGAACCGCGCCACGGTCGCGGTGAACTCGGCGACCGGTAAGCCGGCTTGCGAGGCCAGCTCCTCGAGTGTGTCGGCCTTGATGATGACGCCTGATTCCATCCACTTGGTCGGAATGCGTTGTCCGGGTTGCAGTCCCGCGAAGATGTAGCGGTCCCGGTACTGCTGGTCGAACACCAGCCACGCGGGAATGTTTTCGCCCGGTCCGGGGCCCTGGCCGAATTCGCCGCCGTACATGTGGTGGCAGGCTTCGACGTAGGGCATCGACTCGTTCATGAACCGCTTGCCCGACATGTTGACGATGATCGACCCCGGCGAGTTGCGCTCCGACAACGCGAACCACGGCGCGCCGACCAGTGGAACCGTCGGGCCCCACCAGGCGTCCTCCATGATATCCAGTGCGGCGCCGAGCTTTTCGCCCGCGATGATGCCGTCACCGGTGTTGGCCTTGGCGCCGACCGTCCACTCGGTGGTGATGGGCGCGCGCTGGTACTTCACCCGCATCTGCTCGTTGTGCTCGAAGCCACCGCTGGCCAGGATCACGCCGCGCCGCGCTCGGATCAGCTGCGGCTCAACCGACTCGGGGTCACCGGTGGTGCGCACATAAACCCCGCGCACGACGCCGTCTTCGACGTACAGATCGGTCAATGCGGTGTTCAGCTGCACCGGAACCCCGGCCTGCTGCAAGCCGATCCGCAACGGACCGATCAGCGCCCGGCCCATGCCGACCAGGTTCTTACCGGTCGCCTTCGCCCACATGGTGCGGGCGCCGACCTTCAAGCTGCGCAGCACCCCCCGCGGGTGTCGCTTCAGCATGTTCAGCCGCACGTAGTCCTGTTGCATCACAACCACATTGAGGGGCACTTTGCCGTATGCCGGCTCGAGTCCGCTCTCGTCGGGACCCAGCCTGCGCGCGTTGAACGGCTTGGGCTCGATCGAACGCCCCTCCGCGCGGCCGCCCGGCGCCTCGGGGTAGTAGTCGGAGTAACGCGGCACCCAGCACATCTTCAACGGGGTGTTCTTCAGCACGAACGACAGCATTTCGGGACCGCGCTGCAGGTAGGTGTCGATGCGCTCCGGCTCGACCACGTCGCCGACGATGCCGTGCAGGTAGGTGCGGGCAGCATCGGGTGTGTCCTTCACCCCGTCGCGCTGGAGGACCTCGTTGTTCGGGATCCAGACGCCGCCCCCTGAGCGTGCGGTGGAGCCGCCGAAATGCGGGGCCTTCTCGATGACTACTGTCGAAAGGCCTCGGTGCGCGGCGGCGAGGGCAGCCACCATGCCGGCTCCGCCGCTGCCGACCACGACGACGTCGTACTCCTGCGCTGTCATGTAGAACACGTTATAGAATTGCCCGGGCTGGCCGCTACCGGCCCGGTCAAACGAACGAGGGGACTTCGGTAAATGCTCAGTGTTGCGACCCGCGACGAGCTGGCAGCCGACCTGGCGCAAGCCGAGCGTAGCCGTGTCCCGATCGCTCCGCTCACCTCCGCTCACCCGGACATCGACGTCGTCGACGCCTACGAGATCCAGCTGATCAACATCCGCCAGCGGGTCGCCGAGGGCGCGCGGGTGCTGGGCCACAAAGTCGGCCTGTCCAGCAAGGCGATGCAACAGATGATGGGCGTCGACGAGCCGGACTACGGTCACCTGCTCGACGAGATGCAGGTGTTCGAGGACGTCCCGGTCAAGGCGGGCAGATTCCTTTACCCGCGGGTGGAGGTTGAGGTCGGCTTCATCCTGGCCGCCGACTTGCCGGGCGCCGAGTGCTCCGAAGAGGACGTGCTGGCGGCCACCGAAGCCCTGGTGCCCTCGATCGAGTTGATCGACACCAGGATCACCGACTGGAAGATTGCGTTGTGCGACACCATCGCCGACAACGCCTCATCGGCCGGTTACGTGCTGGGCAAGGCCCGGGTATCGCCCGCCGACATCGACGTCAAGACGATCGACGCGGTGCTGACCCGCAACGGTGAGGTGATCGCCGAGGGCCGCAGCGATGCCGTGCTGGGCAATCCGGTGACGGCGGTGGCATGGCTGGCCCGCAAGGTGGAGAGCTTTGGGGTGCGGCTGCGTAAAGGTGACGTGGTGCTTCCGGGTTCCTGCACGAAGGCGATCGATGCCCGCCCCGGTGACGACTTCGTCGCCGATTTCACGGGGCTGGGTTCGGTCCATTTGTCGTTCGAATAGGCTTCGGATTAGTTTTGAATCAGTTGATTTAACGCTTCGAAAAAGGAGCATCATGCCGTCAAAGGCGAGTGTGGCGATTGTCGGGTCGGGAAATATCAGCACCGACTTGCTCTACAAGCTGCTGCGATCGGACTGGCTGGAGCCACGCTGGATGGTGGGGATCGACCCGGAAAGCGAAGGCCTGGCGCGGGCCCGCAGGCTGGGTTTGGAGACCACCCACGAGGGTGTGGCCTGGCTGCTGGCCCAGTCCGAGAAGCCTGACCTGGTGTTCGAGGCCACCAGCGCCTACGTGCATCGGGACGCGGCACCGAAGTACGAGGCCGCCGGGATCCGGGCCATCGACCTGACACCGGCCGCGGTGGGCCCGGCGGTCATTCCGCCGGCGAACCTGCGCCAGCACCTGGATGCGCCCAACGTCAACATGATCACCTGCGGCGGCCAGGCCACCATTCCGATCGTCTACGCGGTCTCGCGAGTGGTGACGGTGCCCTACGCCGAGATCGTCGCGTCGGTTTCGTCGGTGTCCGCCGGGCCGGGTACTCGGGCCAACATCGACGAGTTCACCAAGACCACCAGCAAGGGCGTCGAGACCATCGGTGGAGCCCAGCGTGGCAAGGCGATCATCATCCTGAACCCGGCCGACCCGCCGATGATCATGCGCGACACCATCTTCTGCGCTATCCCTGAGGACGCCGACCACGAGGCGATCGCCAAATCCATCCACGACGTGGTCGCCGAGGTGCAGACCTACGTTCCCGGATACCGGCTGCTCAACGAGCCGCAGTTCGACGAACCGTCGGTGGTCAACGGCGGCAACCACGTGGTCACGACGTTCGTCGAGGTCGAGGGTGCCGGCGATTACCTGCCGCCCTACGCCGGGAATCTCGACATCATGACGGCCGCGGCCACCAAGGTCGGCGAAGAGATCGCCAAAGAGCGGGCCTCGGTCTCGGGAGGAGCGCAGGCATGACTACCGATGGCATCTTCTTCAACCCGGTGTGGGACGTCCGGATGACGGACACGTCGCTGCGTGACGGCTCCCACCACAAACGCCACCAGTTCACCAAGGACGAGGTCCAGGCGATCGTGTCGGCCCTCGACGCGGCCGGGGTGCCGGTGATCGAGGTGACCCACGGCGACGGACTGGGCGGCTCGTCGTTCAACTACGGCTTCTCCAAGACTCCCGAGCAGGAGCTGATCAAGCTGGCCGCCGAGACGGCCAAGGAAGCCAAGATCGCGTTCTTGATGCTGCCGGGCGTCGGCACCAAAGAGGACATCAAGGAGGCGCAGAACAACGGTGGCTCGATCTGCCGGATCGCCACCCACTGCACCGAGGCCGACGTGTCGATCCAGCACTTCGGGCTGGCCCGCGAACTCGGCCTGGAAACCGTCGGCTTCTTGATGATGGCGCACACCATCTCGCCGGAGAAGCTGGCCGCGCAGGCCCGGATCATGGCCGACGCGGGCTGCCAGTGCGTCTACGTCGTCGACTCCGCCGGTGCCCTGGTGCTCGACGCGGTCGCCGACCGGGTGAAGGCTCTGGTCGCCGAGCTCGGCGACGACGCTCAGGTGGGTTTCCACGGGCACGAGAACCTCGGGCTCGGCGTGGCCAACTCGGTCGAGGCCGTGCGCGCGGGTGCCAAGCAGATCGACGGCAGCGTGCGCCGCTTCGGCGCGGGGGCGGGCAACGCGCCGGTCGAGGCCCTGATCGGCGTCTTCGACAAGATCGGCGTCAAGACCGGCATCGACTTCTTCGACATCGCCGACGCCGCCGAGGATGTGGTGCGCCCGGCCATGCCGGCCGAGTGCCTGCTCGACCGCAACGCGCTGATCATGGGTTACTCCGGGGTCTATTCGAGCTTCCTCAAGCACGCCGTCCGTCAGGGGGAGCGTTACGGAGTCCCGGCCCACGAGCTGTTGCACCGCGCCGGCCAGCGCAAGCTGATCGGCGGCCAGGAAGACCAGCTGATCGACATCGCGCTGGAGATCAAGCGCGAACGGGAAACCCCCGCGGTCACGCCCTGACAACACTGCCTTCGAGCACGGATAGGGCACAGGTTGCTCTCAAACACAGTCGGGGCACAGCCCGGGCACAGCCGCCGCGCGTAGCGTCGCGCGCATGAGGACGACATCCAACACGAACGGCATGGGTCGCCGCGGACTGTACGGCCTGATCGCCGGGGGGCTACTCACCGCAACCGCTGCCACCGTGATCGCGCTGCCGGTCGCAAGCGCGGATCCGTGCAATCAGACCGTGGGGCAATCCATCGACGCGTACCTGTCGCGGCATCCCGACGTGAAGGCCACGCTGTCCGCCAAGTCTCAGGCGGAGGGCGGCGGCCCCAACGTCATGGACTACCTGAGTCGGCATCCGGATGTCCGTCAGCATCTGATCGACCTGTCCCAGCAGTGCACCTCGTAGCGAGCGGGCGGGGTTAATCTTTCAAGTCGGTAAACCCCGGCGGCGACGCGCGGGAATGTTCGCCATTGACGAAAAAGTAGAACACGTTCTAGCGTCTAGGCGTGTTCTCTCACTCTCTCACCGATGCGATCGCCGAAGCCGAGAAGCTCGTCGCCGCCGCACCGCACATCGAGACCGAAGCCGACCTGCTCGAAGGACTGCAGTATCTGGCCGGCGGTATCTCGGCGTGTATCCATCTGGCGTTCGACTACGACCGGGATCACCCGTTCCTGCAGTCGGGCACCGGGCCGTTCACCAAGATGGGTCTGGACAATCCCGACACCCTGTACTTCGGCACCCGCGTGCACGCCGACCACGACTACGTGGTCACCGGGGTCCGCGGTACCACCACCGACTTGAGCTTCCAGCTGCTCGGTGGTGAGTACACCGACGACAACGTGCCCGCCAGCCAGGCCGCGTTCGACGACCGTGAACTGGAGATCGCCGCCGACGGCACCTTCGAGTGGCGGGTGCGGCCGACCAGCAATGGGCAGCTGGTGATGCGTGAGGTGTACGGCGACTGGTCAGCTCAGCGCGGCACGCTGGCGATTTCCCGGCTGGACACCGCCGGCACCGCCCCGCCGCCACTTACCCGTGAACTCATCGAAAAGCGTTACGCCACAGCCGGAAAGCAGCTGGTGCAGCGGGTGAAGACCTGGCTGCAATTCCCGCAGTGGTTCTACCTGAATCTGCCCGTCAACACGATGGTGGCGCCGCGGTTGACCCCGGGTGGGCTGGCGACCCAGTATTCGTCGGTGGGTCACTACGACCTGAATCCCGACCAGGCGCTGATCATCACCATTCCGGTTAGCGACGCGCCCTATCTCGGCTTCCAGCTCGGCAGCCTGTGGTACATCTCGCTGGACTACATCAACCACCAGACCTCGCTGAACAACACTCAGGCACAGGCGGATCCGGACGGCAAGGTCCGCATCGTCGTTGCCGACGGGAATCCGGGTGTGACCAACTGGGTCGAGACCCTGGGGCACCGACGCGGGTATCTGCAGTTCCGCTGGCAG
The Mycobacterium sp. 050128 genome window above contains:
- the fadE29 gene encoding acyl-CoA dehydrogenase FadE29 — its product is MFIDLTPEQRALQAELREYFSNLITPEEAKAMESDRHNEAYRAVIRRMGQDGKLGVGWPKEFGGLGFGPIEQSIFVNEAHRADVPLPAVTLQTVGPTLQQYGSELQKKKFLPAILAGEVHFAIGYSEPEAGTDLASLRTSAVRQGDEYIVNGQKMWTTGGHDADYVWLACRTDPEAVKHKGISILIVDTKDPGFSWTPVILSDGAHHTNATYYNDVRVPVDMLVGEENGGWRLITTQLNNERVMLGPAGRTAGIYDRLHAWASKPGGNGVTPIDHDDVKRALGEIYSMWRVNELLNWQVAAAGEEINVADAASTKVFGTESIQRIGRLAEEIVGKYGNPAESDTAELLEWLDSQTKRNLVITFGGGVNEVMREMIAAAGLNVPRVPR
- a CDS encoding bifunctional MaoC family dehydratase N-terminal/OB-fold nucleic acid binding domain-containing protein, coding for MTDIQEAVAEITATVVAAPRDARDPVNQPIINNWVEALGDANPIYVDEAAAKAAGHPGIVAPPAMIQVWTMFGQGGERPTDDPMGPIMQLFDDAGYIGVVATNCEQTYHRYLRPGERVTIHSEMRDVVGPKQTGLGEGWFINQHITWRVGDEDVAEMAWRILKFKPREDAAAASVPADLDADAMMRPAMSRDTAFFWEGVKAHELRIQRRPDGSLQHPPVPAVWQDKADPIDFVVASGRGTLYSYVVHHAPKVPGRTPPFVIALVELEEGVRMLGELRGVDHAAIKIGMPVRATYIDFPAGESGPQWSLYAWEPDA
- a CDS encoding MaoC family dehydratase is translated as MSAPVVEVGTILPELKLEGSPTFIISTALATRDFQDVHHDRDLAQAKGSKDIFVNILTDTGLVQRYVTDWAGPTALIKSIGLRLGVPWYAYDTVTFSGEVTAVEDGLITLKVFGRNSLGDHVIANVTLTIGGA
- a CDS encoding lipid-transfer protein, which codes for MLSGKAAIVGIGATDFSKDSGRSELRLAAEAVLDALDDAGLRPSDVDGLTTFTMDTNNETAVARAVGIGDLKFFAQTGYGGGAACGTILHAAMAVATGVADVVVAYRAFNERSGMRFGQVQTRLVGNAGVQADSTAADNSFSYPHGLSTPAAQVAMIAQRYMHWSGATSRDFGAISVADRKHAAKNPKAYFYEKPITIEDHQNSRWIAEPLRLLDCCQETDGAVAIVVTSPERAKDLKQRPAIIEAAAQGSSPDQYTMVSYYRPELGLPEMGLVGQQMWQQSGLKPTDIQTAILYDHFTPFTLIQLEELGFCGRGEAKDFIANGAVEVGGRLPINTHGGQLGEAYIHGMNGIAEGVRQLRGTSVNPVPDVEHVLVTAGTGVPTSGLILG
- a CDS encoding DUF559 domain-containing protein, which translates into the protein MREPFVGSEAVACGLLTKSQLETRHVRLFRGVYIDRDAELTAAVRAKAAWLWTGRRGIVAGFSAAALHGSRWVDDRRAVEMIHNYHHCPAGIQLHRDVVGLDEIDMIGGVAVTSPTRTALDLGCWYPTTTAVAGIDALAKAAEVKAADVELLARRYAGRRGIARARRAADLFDAGAQSPKESWLRVVLIEAGLPRPQTQIPVLDEFGGVFAYLDLGWEHIKVAVEYDGEQHRNDRRQYTWDIRRQERLERRGWIVVRVVAGDRPGDIVRRVRSACAGRAPG
- a CDS encoding MaoC family dehydratase — encoded protein: MPIDVDVALAAELEPLEFSWSSSDIQLYHLGLGAGADPMDPRELRYLVDETPQVLPTFGNVAASFHMTKPPTVQFPGIDIELSKVLHASERIEVPGPLPPSGSATAVTRFTDIWDKGKAAVIWSETTATAPDGTVLWTQRRSIFARGEGGFGGERGPSGGGSSDGAPDRAADLEVDVPILPQQALLYRLCGDRNPLHSDPEFAAAAGFPQPILHGLCTYGMTCKAITDALLDGDASAVAAYGARFAGVAFPGETLKVGIWKDDNRFVASVVAPARDNAVVLSGVELIPA
- the kstD gene encoding 3-oxosteroid 1-dehydrogenase, which produces MTAQEYDVVVVGSGGAGMVAALAAAHRGLSTVVIEKAPHFGGSTARSGGGVWIPNNEVLQRDGVKDTPDAARTYLHGIVGDVVEPERIDTYLQRGPEMLSFVLKNTPLKMCWVPRYSDYYPEAPGGRAEGRSIEPKPFNARRLGPDESGLEPAYGKVPLNVVVMQQDYVRLNMLKRHPRGVLRSLKVGARTMWAKATGKNLVGMGRALIGPLRIGLQQAGVPVQLNTALTDLYVEDGVVRGVYVRTTGDPESVEPQLIRARRGVILASGGFEHNEQMRVKYQRAPITTEWTVGAKANTGDGIIAGEKLGAALDIMEDAWWGPTVPLVGAPWFALSERNSPGSIIVNMSGKRFMNESMPYVEACHHMYGGEFGQGPGPGENIPAWLVFDQQYRDRYIFAGLQPGQRIPTKWMESGVIIKADTLEELASQAGLPVAEFTATVARFNAFARSGVDEDFRRGESAYDRYYGDPTNKPNPNLGELTHAPYYAAKMVPGDLGTKGGIRTDVHGRALRDDGSIIDGLYAAGNVSAPVMGHTYPGPGGTIGPAMTFGYLAALHIAGEN
- a CDS encoding 2-keto-4-pentenoate hydratase codes for the protein MLSVATRDELAADLAQAERSRVPIAPLTSAHPDIDVVDAYEIQLINIRQRVAEGARVLGHKVGLSSKAMQQMMGVDEPDYGHLLDEMQVFEDVPVKAGRFLYPRVEVEVGFILAADLPGAECSEEDVLAATEALVPSIELIDTRITDWKIALCDTIADNASSAGYVLGKARVSPADIDVKTIDAVLTRNGEVIAEGRSDAVLGNPVTAVAWLARKVESFGVRLRKGDVVLPGSCTKAIDARPGDDFVADFTGLGSVHLSFE
- a CDS encoding acetaldehyde dehydrogenase (acetylating), whose product is MPSKASVAIVGSGNISTDLLYKLLRSDWLEPRWMVGIDPESEGLARARRLGLETTHEGVAWLLAQSEKPDLVFEATSAYVHRDAAPKYEAAGIRAIDLTPAAVGPAVIPPANLRQHLDAPNVNMITCGGQATIPIVYAVSRVVTVPYAEIVASVSSVSAGPGTRANIDEFTKTTSKGVETIGGAQRGKAIIILNPADPPMIMRDTIFCAIPEDADHEAIAKSIHDVVAEVQTYVPGYRLLNEPQFDEPSVVNGGNHVVTTFVEVEGAGDYLPPYAGNLDIMTAAATKVGEEIAKERASVSGGAQA
- the dmpG gene encoding 4-hydroxy-2-oxovalerate aldolase; translated protein: MTTDGIFFNPVWDVRMTDTSLRDGSHHKRHQFTKDEVQAIVSALDAAGVPVIEVTHGDGLGGSSFNYGFSKTPEQELIKLAAETAKEAKIAFLMLPGVGTKEDIKEAQNNGGSICRIATHCTEADVSIQHFGLARELGLETVGFLMMAHTISPEKLAAQARIMADAGCQCVYVVDSAGALVLDAVADRVKALVAELGDDAQVGFHGHENLGLGVANSVEAVRAGAKQIDGSVRRFGAGAGNAPVEALIGVFDKIGVKTGIDFFDIADAAEDVVRPAMPAECLLDRNALIMGYSGVYSSFLKHAVRQGERYGVPAHELLHRAGQRKLIGGQEDQLIDIALEIKRERETPAVTP